From the Aquitalea magnusonii genome, one window contains:
- a CDS encoding MerR family transcriptional regulator encodes MQSVTYSISQLAQEFDVTTRTIRFYEDQGLLEPQRDGQRRIYTRRDRVRLMLILRGKRIGLSLLEIRELFDLYDAASNDEPQLREFIRILSRKEQQLQEQLDDIRVVMGEISQIRSQCEKALGKQAASTP; translated from the coding sequence ATGCAAAGCGTGACCTACAGCATCAGCCAGTTGGCGCAGGAATTTGATGTCACCACGCGCACTATCCGCTTCTACGAAGACCAGGGGCTGCTGGAGCCACAGCGCGATGGCCAGCGCCGCATCTATACCCGGCGCGACCGGGTGCGGTTGATGCTGATTTTGCGTGGCAAGCGTATCGGCCTGTCCTTGCTGGAAATCCGCGAGCTGTTCGATTTGTACGATGCCGCCAGCAACGACGAACCGCAACTGCGCGAGTTCATCCGCATCCTCAGCCGCAAGGAACAGCAATTGCAGGAACAACTGGACGACATCCGCGTGGTGATGGGGGAAATCAGCCAGATCCGCAGCCAGTGCGAAAAGGCACTGGGCAAACAGGCAGCATCAACACCGTAG
- a CDS encoding acetyl-CoA C-acetyltransferase: MQQQESIVIVGMARTAMGGFQGMFASQTASQLGAAAIRAAVERAGVAAEEVDEVIMGCVLPAGQGQAPARQAALGAGLPLATGCTTINKMCGSGMKAAMLAHDLLLAGSASVMVAGGMESMSNSPYLIPKARGGLRLGHGEIKDHMFLDGLEDAYDKGKLMGVFAENCAADYGFSREAQDAFAIASLTRAQQAIAEGRFREEITPVLVEGKTGTQAMEIDEQPLKAKLDKIASLKPAFRKDGTVTAANSSSISDGAAALVLMTASEAARRGLKPLARLVAHATHAQEPGLFTTAPVGAMRKLLARTGWTVADVDLFEINEAFAVVTMAAMQELGLPHDKVNVHGGACALGHPIGASGARVMVTLLSALRQHGGKRGVASLCIGGGEATAVALELL, translated from the coding sequence ATGCAACAGCAAGAATCGATTGTCATTGTGGGCATGGCCCGTACCGCCATGGGTGGTTTTCAGGGCATGTTTGCCAGCCAGACGGCCAGCCAGCTGGGTGCAGCCGCCATTCGCGCCGCCGTAGAGCGGGCTGGTGTGGCTGCCGAGGAGGTCGACGAGGTGATCATGGGCTGCGTGCTGCCCGCCGGCCAGGGCCAGGCCCCGGCCCGCCAGGCTGCGCTGGGAGCCGGGCTGCCGCTGGCCACCGGCTGCACCACCATCAACAAGATGTGTGGCTCCGGCATGAAGGCTGCCATGCTGGCGCACGACCTGCTGCTGGCCGGTTCGGCCAGCGTGATGGTGGCCGGTGGCATGGAGAGCATGAGCAATTCGCCCTATCTGATTCCCAAGGCGCGCGGCGGCCTGCGCCTGGGGCATGGCGAAATCAAGGACCACATGTTCCTCGACGGGCTGGAAGATGCCTACGACAAGGGCAAGCTGATGGGCGTGTTTGCTGAAAACTGTGCTGCTGATTATGGCTTCAGCCGCGAAGCACAGGATGCCTTTGCCATCGCCTCGCTCACCCGCGCCCAGCAAGCCATTGCCGAGGGCCGCTTCCGCGAGGAAATCACCCCGGTGCTGGTGGAGGGCAAGACCGGTACGCAAGCCATGGAAATTGACGAGCAGCCGCTCAAGGCAAAGCTGGACAAGATTGCCAGCCTGAAACCGGCTTTTCGCAAGGACGGCACGGTGACAGCGGCCAATTCCAGCTCCATTTCCGATGGTGCCGCCGCGCTGGTGTTGATGACGGCCAGCGAAGCCGCCCGCCGTGGCCTCAAGCCGCTGGCCCGCTTGGTGGCGCATGCCACCCACGCGCAGGAGCCGGGCCTGTTCACCACCGCGCCGGTGGGGGCCATGCGCAAACTGTTGGCCAGGACCGGCTGGACGGTAGCCGATGTCGACCTGTTTGAAATCAACGAAGCCTTTGCCGTGGTCACCATGGCAGCGATGCAGGAGCTGGGCCTGCCGCATGACAAGGTAAACGTGCATGGCGGGGCCTGCGCACTGGGCCACCCGATTGGCGCATCCGGCGCACGGGTGATGGTGACTTTGCTGTCCGCGCTGCGTCAGCATGGCGGCAAACGTGGCGTGGCCAGCCTGTGCATTGGCGGTGGCGAGGCCACGGCGGTGGCGCTGGAACTGCTGTAA
- a CDS encoding methyl-accepting chemotaxis protein, protein MSEDTLRRTVTALAERVGRLGIESVEIDGRVDTVHARATSRTEKMASMVEAVHSLSGANTRIGDAAESTHKNATEAATCMEETRATVKVALDAILELVDGVGQIEAKLPEILTSLEHVSQVSKTVNDVAKQTNLLALNASIEAARAGEAGRGFAVVADNVKNLSAQTEGAVQMIQATLSALSSQVDSLIANSRAASQVAQAARSGTGEIGSAVTRIDQISKDLAQVKQSVAGIVEEAVGNREHCRHIEEEIRVVAETTRESLKDIEVIKGHTASLLNMSEDLVSLTSEAGIKTVDTPFIEKIVASAKQVSTLFEDAVKRGEISINDLFDTQYQQVPDITPPHYLTRHTEFCARHLGPLCNEIVDSSPDIIACTPGDMNNYYPIINREFAKPPTNDPVWNAANSRARTRQLDRTSLNQMKTKKPFLVQTYRRNMGGGRFDLMKNYSAPIVVQGRQWGVLRIMVKVK, encoded by the coding sequence GTGTCAGAAGATACCTTGCGCCGTACTGTCACCGCGCTGGCCGAGCGCGTTGGCCGGCTGGGCATTGAATCGGTGGAAATTGACGGCCGGGTGGACACGGTGCATGCGCGAGCCACCAGCCGCACAGAGAAAATGGCCTCGATGGTCGAGGCGGTGCATTCCCTGTCCGGTGCCAACACCCGTATCGGCGATGCGGCCGAATCCACCCATAAAAATGCCACCGAGGCGGCCACCTGCATGGAAGAAACCCGCGCCACCGTCAAAGTGGCACTGGATGCCATCCTGGAGCTGGTGGACGGTGTTGGCCAGATCGAAGCCAAGCTGCCGGAAATCCTCACCTCGCTGGAACATGTCTCCCAGGTTTCCAAAACGGTCAACGATGTCGCCAAGCAAACCAATCTGCTGGCGCTCAATGCGTCCATCGAGGCGGCCCGCGCCGGGGAAGCCGGTCGCGGTTTTGCCGTGGTGGCAGATAATGTGAAGAACCTGTCAGCCCAGACCGAGGGCGCGGTGCAAATGATTCAGGCCACGCTCAGCGCGCTGAGCAGCCAGGTGGATTCGCTGATTGCCAACAGCCGCGCCGCCTCGCAGGTTGCCCAGGCAGCACGTTCCGGCACCGGCGAGATTGGTTCGGCCGTTACCCGCATTGATCAGATCAGCAAGGATCTGGCCCAGGTCAAACAATCGGTGGCCGGGATTGTGGAAGAGGCGGTAGGCAACCGCGAACACTGCCGTCATATTGAAGAAGAAATCCGGGTTGTGGCGGAAACCACCCGCGAATCGCTGAAGGATATCGAAGTCATCAAGGGCCATACCGCCTCCTTGTTGAACATGAGCGAGGATCTGGTTTCGCTGACTTCCGAAGCCGGTATCAAGACGGTGGACACGCCGTTTATCGAGAAAATCGTGGCGTCGGCCAAGCAGGTGTCCACACTGTTTGAAGACGCGGTAAAACGCGGCGAAATTTCCATCAATGATCTGTTCGATACCCAGTACCAGCAAGTGCCGGATATCACCCCGCCGCATTACCTGACGCGCCACACCGAGTTCTGCGCCCGCCATCTGGGGCCGCTGTGCAATGAAATTGTCGACTCCTCGCCCGACATCATCGCCTGCACGCCGGGTGACATGAACAATTACTACCCGATCATCAACCGGGAATTTGCCAAACCGCCCACCAATGATCCGGTATGGAATGCAGCCAACTCCCGCGCCAGAACGCGTCAGTTGGACCGCACCTCGCTCAACCAGATGAAGACCAAGAAGCCGTTTCTGGTACAAACCTACCGCCGCAATATGGGGGGTGGCCGCTTTGACCTGATGAAAAACTATTCCGCCCCCATCGTGGTACAGGGCAGGCAGTGGGGCGTGCTGCGCATCATGGTCAAGGTGAAATGA
- a CDS encoding alpha/beta fold hydrolase — MQHIIHFAHANSFPAPVYGKLLRALGQHYQLGWLDCIGHDPRYPVTDCWPHLVDETIAVLSRYRQPVIGVGHSLGGYLLFYAAIRAPELFKALVILDSPLMGPRRAGLIWLAKKLGLIARITPGGNTLGRRDCWASVAMMHDYFARKPAFARFDPDCLADYALHGSEDDGQGGRRLRFRPQIEHQIYCALPHDFPRYRGQLTVPTAFVAASRHDVVRPSDLRYMQRHFGMQLHEMTGSHLFPLEAPQQTAQTILQLLPGLLARVQ, encoded by the coding sequence ATGCAGCACATCATTCATTTTGCCCACGCCAACAGCTTTCCCGCGCCGGTATACGGCAAGCTGCTGCGCGCACTGGGCCAGCACTACCAGTTAGGCTGGCTGGATTGCATCGGCCACGACCCGCGCTATCCGGTGACGGACTGCTGGCCGCATCTGGTGGACGAAACCATTGCCGTGCTCAGCCGCTACCGCCAGCCGGTGATTGGCGTGGGCCATTCGTTGGGCGGCTATCTGCTGTTTTATGCCGCCATCCGCGCGCCAGAACTGTTCAAGGCGTTGGTGATTCTGGACTCGCCCTTGATGGGGCCGCGCCGGGCCGGGCTTATCTGGCTGGCCAAGAAGCTGGGCCTGATCGCCCGCATCACCCCCGGCGGCAATACTCTGGGACGACGCGACTGTTGGGCCAGCGTTGCAATGATGCACGACTATTTTGCCCGCAAACCGGCCTTTGCCCGTTTCGACCCGGACTGCCTGGCCGACTATGCGCTGCATGGCAGCGAGGACGACGGCCAGGGCGGGCGGCGTTTGCGCTTTCGCCCACAGATCGAACACCAGATTTACTGCGCCCTGCCGCATGACTTTCCGCGCTATCGCGGGCAATTGACGGTGCCAACCGCCTTTGTCGCCGCCAGCCGCCACGATGTGGTGCGGCCCTCCGACCTACGCTATATGCAGCGCCACTTCGGCATGCAGCTACATGAGATGACGGGCAGTCATCTGTTTCCGCTGGAAGCGCCACAGCAGACGGCGCAGACCATCCTGCAATTACTGCCCGGCCTGCTGGCCCGCGTTCAGTGA
- a CDS encoding AI-2E family transporter, with product MPPKPFPSISVMAVLRVAVMGLLILSCLKVIQPFLGALTWAAIIAISAWPLFTRLRLRLNGRAKLAAIIIVGGLSLTLAIPIGLMALTLADTIPQLASMSRDLTSIHLPDAPAWVHTLPLVGESLHKFWVSVQVDLPGFIDKIRPAINKGALWALESGASASLSMLEIVLAIVVAGLLLINGDKLWDGAELAISKLGGATADELPEVIARTIRSVTTGVVGTALAQTVLCVIGLLIAGVPGALVLGFLCFIVAVAQLPTLLIWLPAAAWVFYSGETGMGIFLLLWGFLLVNTIDNVLKPLLISQGAQMPLSIIFMGVIGGLLAWGLLGLFIGPTLLAVGFTLFRHWLRPEDYPEPVEDNGQPCEEQEAPR from the coding sequence ATGCCACCCAAACCCTTTCCCAGCATCAGCGTGATGGCCGTATTGCGCGTCGCCGTCATGGGCCTGCTCATCCTGTCCTGCCTCAAGGTGATCCAGCCGTTTCTGGGAGCCCTCACCTGGGCTGCCATCATTGCCATTTCCGCCTGGCCGCTGTTCACCCGGCTGCGGCTGCGGCTCAATGGCCGCGCCAAGCTGGCCGCCATCATCATTGTCGGCGGGCTGTCGCTGACGCTGGCCATTCCCATCGGCCTGATGGCGCTGACGCTGGCCGACACCATTCCGCAACTGGCGTCCATGTCGCGTGACCTCACCAGCATCCACCTGCCGGATGCCCCAGCCTGGGTGCATACCCTGCCGCTGGTGGGCGAGTCACTGCACAAGTTCTGGGTGAGCGTGCAGGTGGACCTGCCAGGCTTCATCGATAAAATCCGCCCGGCCATCAACAAGGGCGCACTGTGGGCGCTGGAAAGCGGGGCCTCGGCCAGCCTGAGCATGCTGGAAATCGTGCTGGCCATCGTGGTTGCCGGCCTACTGCTGATCAATGGCGACAAGCTGTGGGATGGGGCCGAACTGGCCATCAGCAAGCTGGGCGGAGCCACCGCCGATGAATTGCCCGAGGTGATTGCCCGCACCATCCGCAGCGTCACCACCGGCGTGGTGGGTACCGCCCTGGCGCAAACCGTGCTGTGCGTGATCGGCCTGTTGATTGCCGGTGTGCCGGGTGCGCTGGTGCTGGGTTTTCTGTGCTTTATTGTGGCGGTGGCGCAACTGCCCACGCTGCTGATCTGGCTGCCTGCCGCCGCCTGGGTGTTCTACTCCGGTGAAACCGGCATGGGCATCTTCCTGCTGCTGTGGGGCTTCTTGCTGGTCAACACCATCGACAATGTGCTCAAGCCGCTGCTGATCAGCCAGGGCGCGCAAATGCCCTTGTCCATCATTTTCATGGGGGTGATTGGCGGCTTGCTGGCCTGGGGGCTGCTAGGCCTGTTCATCGGCCCCACCCTGCTGGCCGTGGGTTTTACCCTGTTCCGTCACTGGCTGCGGCCGGAGGATTACCCGGAGCCAGTCGAGGACAATGGACAACCCTGCGAGGAGCAGGAAGCGCCGCGCTAA
- a CDS encoding acyl-CoA dehydrogenase family protein has translation MDFALNEQQLAFQDSARDFASSRLAPFAAEWDLEETFPLATIREAGDMGFLGLYTPESHGGLGLSRLDSAIVFEELATGCTSTAAYLTIHNMVSWMIASFGSATLAGEWVPRMVSGEVLGSYCLTEPGAGSDAASLKTRAEKKGEVYVLNGSKMFISGAGSTDVLVVMARTGGPGPKGVSAFVVPANAPGVQYGKKEKKMGWNSQPTRAITFDNVEIPAGNLLGEEGMGFAYAMKGLDGGRINIATCAVGTAQAALNAAQRYVQERQQFGQPLADFQTVQFRLADMLTELVAARQMVRLAAFKLDSGSSDASAYCAMAKRFATDLSFNVANNALQLFGGYGYLKDFPLERHVRDARVHQILEGTNEVMRMIIARQLLKDGALESIR, from the coding sequence ATGGACTTTGCACTCAACGAACAGCAACTGGCCTTCCAGGACAGCGCGCGCGACTTTGCCAGCAGCCGCCTGGCCCCGTTCGCTGCCGAATGGGACCTGGAAGAAACCTTCCCGCTCGCCACCATCCGCGAAGCCGGTGACATGGGCTTTCTCGGCCTGTACACCCCGGAAAGCCACGGCGGGCTGGGCCTGTCGCGGCTGGATTCGGCCATCGTGTTTGAAGAACTGGCAACAGGCTGCACCTCCACCGCCGCTTATCTCACCATCCACAATATGGTGAGCTGGATGATTGCCAGCTTCGGCAGCGCCACGCTGGCCGGGGAATGGGTGCCGCGCATGGTGAGTGGCGAAGTGCTGGGCAGCTACTGTCTGACCGAGCCGGGTGCCGGCTCCGATGCCGCCTCGCTCAAGACCCGCGCCGAGAAAAAGGGCGAAGTCTATGTGCTGAACGGCAGCAAGATGTTTATCTCCGGCGCGGGCAGCACCGATGTGCTGGTGGTGATGGCCCGTACCGGCGGCCCCGGCCCCAAGGGCGTGTCAGCCTTTGTGGTGCCCGCCAACGCACCCGGCGTGCAGTACGGCAAGAAGGAAAAGAAAATGGGCTGGAACAGCCAGCCCACCCGCGCCATCACCTTCGACAATGTGGAAATTCCGGCGGGCAACCTGCTGGGCGAAGAAGGCATGGGCTTTGCCTATGCGATGAAAGGGCTGGATGGCGGCCGCATCAATATCGCCACCTGCGCCGTTGGCACCGCCCAGGCCGCGCTGAATGCCGCCCAGCGCTATGTGCAGGAGCGGCAGCAGTTCGGTCAGCCGCTGGCCGACTTCCAGACCGTGCAGTTCCGCCTGGCCGACATGCTGACCGAGCTGGTGGCCGCGCGGCAGATGGTACGTCTGGCCGCCTTCAAGCTGGACAGCGGCAGCAGCGACGCCAGTGCCTACTGTGCCATGGCCAAGCGCTTTGCCACCGATCTGTCATTCAATGTCGCCAATAATGCCTTGCAGCTGTTTGGCGGCTATGGCTACCTGAAGGACTTCCCGCTGGAACGCCATGTACGCGATGCCCGCGTACACCAGATTCTGGAAGGCACCAACGAGGTGATGCGCATGATCATCGCCCGGCAGTTGCTGAAGGACGGCGCGCTGGAGAGCATCCGTTGA
- the dsbD gene encoding protein-disulfide reductase DsbD: MPHSLLRLLSPLWRLLALLGLLGLSTAAMAVNQEDLLPPEKAFAVSVERQPDHLLLQLKVADGYYVYRDRLSFTTAPAGLLGSPELPAGKEKQDAFFGKQVIYLGQKLIKLPLHADAPAQFRLDVKLQGCSNAGVCYPPYTHHLDINAYGSAGNDSSNWLAEAVPGKPAGSGGNLAAKGWLATLGSFLLAGIGMAFTACMYPLLPIVSSLIAGEGQHITRRRGFWLSLTYVQGLALTYTVIGIIAGLTGSLLTVWLQQPAVILSASVLMVVFALSMFDLYTIQLPSALQSRLANASNRLSGGKLATVFAMGALSALIIGPCVAPPLALALGYIGSTGDAVLGGAALYAMALGLGLPLILIGTFGGHVLPRAGGWMKAVKAAFGVLMLALAIWMATPFLPAMLVLILWAALCVGCAVFLKAFETLPGNAHISHKLGKGLGLLLFLVGAAQLAGALAGESDPRYPLKWLAGNKAQAGASQAMHFGPVNDIAGLDAALAEARAASKPLLLDFYADWCVSCKEMESDTFPAPAVTAKLQGYVLLRADVTANLPAHQALLKRFGLYGPPGIILFDRKGQERDRIIGFTPAADFARRL, encoded by the coding sequence ATGCCGCACTCCCTGTTACGCCTGTTGTCCCCCTTGTGGCGCCTGCTGGCGCTGCTTGGCCTGCTCGGTCTGAGCACTGCCGCCATGGCGGTCAACCAGGAAGACCTGCTGCCACCGGAAAAGGCCTTTGCCGTCAGCGTGGAACGCCAGCCCGATCACCTGTTGCTGCAACTGAAGGTGGCGGATGGCTATTATGTCTACCGCGACCGCCTGTCCTTCACCACCGCCCCAGCCGGTCTGCTGGGTAGCCCGGAACTGCCAGCCGGCAAGGAAAAGCAGGACGCTTTTTTTGGCAAGCAGGTGATTTATCTTGGCCAGAAGCTGATCAAGCTGCCCTTGCATGCCGATGCCCCAGCGCAATTCCGGCTGGATGTAAAACTGCAGGGCTGTTCCAACGCCGGGGTGTGCTACCCGCCTTATACCCACCACCTGGACATCAATGCCTATGGCAGCGCCGGCAATGACAGCAGCAACTGGCTGGCCGAGGCGGTGCCGGGAAAGCCGGCGGGTAGTGGTGGCAATCTGGCGGCCAAGGGCTGGCTGGCCACGCTGGGCAGCTTCCTGCTGGCCGGCATCGGCATGGCCTTCACTGCCTGCATGTATCCGCTGCTACCCATTGTCTCTTCGCTGATTGCCGGTGAGGGCCAGCACATCACGCGCCGGCGCGGCTTCTGGCTGTCGCTGACTTATGTGCAGGGGCTGGCGCTCACCTACACCGTGATCGGCATCATTGCCGGGCTCACCGGCTCGCTGCTGACTGTCTGGCTGCAACAGCCTGCCGTCATTCTCAGTGCCAGCGTGCTGATGGTGGTGTTTGCCCTGTCCATGTTTGATCTGTACACCATCCAACTGCCTTCGGCACTGCAATCCCGGCTGGCCAATGCCTCCAACCGGCTGTCCGGCGGCAAGCTGGCCACGGTGTTTGCCATGGGCGCGCTGTCGGCGCTGATCATCGGCCCCTGCGTGGCACCGCCGCTGGCGCTGGCGCTGGGCTATATCGGCAGCACCGGCGATGCCGTGCTGGGCGGTGCCGCGCTGTATGCGATGGCGCTGGGGCTGGGCCTGCCGCTGATCCTGATCGGCACATTTGGCGGCCACGTGCTGCCGCGTGCCGGTGGCTGGATGAAGGCGGTGAAGGCCGCCTTTGGCGTGCTGATGCTGGCACTGGCGATCTGGATGGCCACGCCCTTCCTGCCCGCCATGCTGGTGCTGATACTGTGGGCGGCGCTGTGTGTGGGCTGTGCGGTGTTCCTGAAGGCGTTTGAAACCCTGCCGGGCAATGCCCACATCAGCCACAAGCTGGGCAAGGGCCTGGGCCTGCTGCTGTTCCTGGTGGGCGCGGCGCAGTTGGCCGGGGCGCTGGCCGGGGAAAGCGACCCACGCTATCCGCTGAAATGGCTGGCGGGTAACAAGGCGCAGGCCGGTGCCAGCCAGGCCATGCATTTTGGCCCGGTCAACGACATCGCCGGGCTGGATGCCGCACTGGCTGAGGCGCGGGCTGCCAGCAAGCCGCTGCTGCTGGACTTTTATGCCGACTGGTGTGTGTCGTGCAAGGAAATGGAAAGCGACACCTTCCCCGCCCCGGCCGTGACAGCCAAATTGCAAGGCTATGTGCTGCTGCGTGCCGACGTGACTGCCAACCTGCCAGCGCATCAGGCCCTGCTTAAACGCTTTGGCCTGTACGGCCCGCCGGGCATCATCCTGTTTGACCGCAAAGGCCAGGAGCGTGACCGCATCATTGGCTTTACCCCGGCTGCCGATTTTGCCCGCCGACTGTAA
- a CDS encoding CoA-acylating methylmalonate-semialdehyde dehydrogenase produces the protein MKQAVPSVKLLINGEFVESHSQEWRDIINPATQEVLARVPMATAGEVEAAVASAKTAFASWKKTPIGSRARIFLKYQQLIREHMKELAALLTAEQGKTLADAEGDIFRGLEVVEHAASIGNLQLGEYAENVAGGVDTYTVQQPLGVCAGITPFNFPAMIPLWMFPMAIATGNTFVLKPSEQDPMVTMRLVELALQAGIPAGVLNVVHGGEAVVNAICDHPDIKAISFVGSSRVGTHVYNRASLAGKRVQCMMGAKNHAIVLPDANKEQALNQLTGAAFGAAGQRCMALSVAVLVGEARKWIPDLVAKAKSLRVGAGKDNPDLGPLISCAARERVSSLIAKGVAEGAVLELDGREVQVDGYPEGNFVGPTIFSGVTTDMAIYRQEIFGPVLCLLGVDTLDEAIAIINANPNGNGTAIFTQSGAAARRFQEDIDVGQVGINVPIPVPVPLFSFTGSRGSKLGDLGPYGKQVILFYTQTKTVTSRWFDDEASSGKVHTTISLR, from the coding sequence ATGAAACAGGCTGTTCCCAGCGTCAAGCTGCTGATCAACGGTGAATTTGTCGAATCACACAGCCAGGAGTGGCGCGACATCATCAACCCGGCCACGCAAGAAGTGCTGGCACGGGTCCCCATGGCCACCGCCGGGGAAGTCGAGGCCGCGGTCGCCAGCGCCAAAACGGCCTTCGCCAGCTGGAAGAAAACCCCCATCGGCAGCCGCGCACGGATTTTCCTCAAGTACCAACAGTTGATCCGCGAGCACATGAAAGAACTGGCCGCCCTGCTGACGGCGGAACAGGGCAAAACTCTGGCCGATGCCGAGGGCGATATCTTCCGCGGTCTGGAAGTGGTGGAACACGCCGCCAGCATTGGCAATCTGCAACTGGGTGAATACGCCGAAAACGTGGCCGGAGGGGTGGATACTTACACCGTGCAACAGCCGCTGGGCGTATGTGCCGGCATCACCCCCTTCAACTTCCCGGCCATGATTCCGCTGTGGATGTTCCCGATGGCCATTGCCACCGGCAATACCTTTGTGCTCAAACCATCCGAACAGGACCCGATGGTGACCATGCGGCTGGTGGAACTGGCCTTGCAGGCTGGCATCCCGGCGGGCGTGCTGAATGTGGTGCATGGCGGCGAAGCAGTGGTGAATGCCATTTGCGACCATCCGGACATCAAGGCCATTTCCTTTGTCGGCTCCAGCCGCGTCGGCACCCACGTTTACAACCGCGCCAGCCTGGCCGGCAAACGGGTGCAATGCATGATGGGGGCCAAGAACCACGCCATCGTGCTGCCGGACGCCAACAAGGAACAGGCGCTGAACCAGTTGACCGGCGCGGCATTTGGCGCAGCAGGCCAGCGTTGCATGGCCTTGAGCGTGGCGGTGCTGGTGGGTGAAGCCCGCAAATGGATTCCCGATCTGGTGGCTAAAGCCAAGTCCCTGCGCGTGGGTGCAGGCAAAGACAACCCGGACCTTGGCCCGCTGATTTCCTGCGCTGCCCGCGAACGGGTGAGCAGCCTGATTGCCAAGGGCGTGGCCGAAGGCGCGGTGCTGGAACTGGATGGCCGGGAAGTGCAAGTGGATGGCTACCCGGAGGGCAACTTTGTCGGCCCCACCATTTTCTCTGGCGTCACCACCGACATGGCGATTTACCGGCAGGAAATCTTCGGCCCGGTGCTGTGCCTGCTGGGCGTGGACACGCTGGACGAGGCCATTGCCATCATCAATGCCAATCCCAATGGCAACGGCACCGCCATCTTCACCCAAAGCGGCGCTGCCGCACGGCGCTTCCAGGAGGACATCGACGTCGGTCAGGTCGGCATCAATGTGCCGATTCCGGTGCCGGTGCCACTGTTCAGCTTTACCGGCTCGCGCGGCTCCAAACTGGGCGACCTCGGCCCTTACGGCAAACAGGTGATCCTGTTCTATACCCAGACCAAAACCGTCACCAGCCGCTGGTTCGACGACGAGGCCAGCAGCGGCAAGGTACACACCACCATTTCGCTGCGCTGA
- a CDS encoding 3-hydroxybutyryl-CoA dehydrogenase, with product MTRQKIGVIGAGTMGNGIAQVFAMHGFAVRLADVSEAALHKGLAAIGNSLARMAKKGSIAEADIAGILARIHPTTRLAELADRDLVVEAATENPTIKEAIFRELGSVVRADAILASNTSSISLTRIAAWVPQPERVVGMHFMNPVPLMQLVEIIRAIQTADHTYQKVFELAVALGKTPVTVKDGPGFVSNRILMPMINEAAFALFENLATAEDIDTVMKLGMNHPIGPLALADLIGLDTCLSIMDILYSEFRDSKYRACPLLAQLVAAGHLGRKSGKGFYHYD from the coding sequence ATGACAAGACAAAAAATCGGCGTGATTGGTGCAGGCACCATGGGCAACGGCATTGCCCAGGTATTTGCCATGCATGGCTTTGCAGTGCGGCTGGCCGATGTCAGTGAGGCAGCCCTGCACAAGGGCCTGGCTGCCATTGGCAACAGCCTGGCACGCATGGCGAAGAAAGGCAGCATTGCCGAAGCCGACATCGCCGGCATTCTGGCGCGCATCCACCCCACCACCCGGCTGGCCGAGCTGGCCGACCGCGACCTGGTGGTGGAAGCCGCCACCGAAAACCCGACCATCAAGGAAGCCATCTTCCGCGAACTGGGCAGCGTGGTGCGGGCGGATGCCATTCTGGCATCCAACACCTCGTCCATTTCGCTCACCCGCATTGCCGCCTGGGTGCCACAGCCCGAGCGCGTGGTGGGCATGCACTTCATGAACCCGGTTCCTCTAATGCAGTTGGTGGAAATCATCCGCGCCATCCAGACCGCCGACCACACTTACCAGAAGGTATTCGAGCTGGCGGTGGCGCTGGGCAAGACCCCGGTGACGGTGAAGGACGGGCCGGGCTTTGTCTCCAACCGCATCCTGATGCCGATGATCAACGAAGCGGCCTTTGCCCTGTTCGAGAACCTGGCCACCGCGGAGGACATCGACACCGTGATGAAGCTGGGCATGAACCACCCCATCGGCCCGCTGGCACTGGCCGACCTGATTGGCCTGGATACCTGCCTGTCCATCATGGACATCCTGTATAGCGAATTCCGTGACAGCAAATACCGCGCCTGCCCGCTGCTGGCACAACTGGTGGCGGCCGGGCATCTGGGGCGCAAGAGCGGCAAGGGTTTTTATCACTACGACTGA